Sequence from the Parus major isolate Abel chromosome 1, Parus_major1.1, whole genome shotgun sequence genome:
ATAGAACAAGGAGCTCATATGCTGTGCAGTCTCTTGGGAATGGTGCATTGTATGTATGCAAATAGATCATTAGGTGTATTGGCACTTGTTGGTGATTAGTGATGGTACCTCCTAGTTATTTTACAGCTAAGTACATCTGAAAATGGGGCCAGTACTCTGATTCTTCTTCTGAAGCTGCCTTGACAAGCATTATGTACATAAGTTAATATTTTGTAAACCAgttgtatgatttttttctggagctgaGAGTTGATACAAAAGTGCTCCAGGAAAATCTCTTTGGTTGAAGAGCACTGTGGTCTGAAGAAATAGAAACTTTATGTGCCATAATgctatttcctttgaaattgCATGGGCAATAGAATGCTTATCCTGTAGCTCGTTACTGCTGCTATTATTAGAAAATCTGTAGTAAGTTATTCCAGTAActagaattattatttttactaaagAAGTAATCACTTGGAATTATTccaaataatataataatttatttgcttttgtccTATTTTCAGCATATTAATGCACAGGACTCTACTTTGAAATGGATCTAGCCAGTATGTTATACCTTTTAGATGTAGGAAGTTGAATAGTGTTTTACCTTGACAAGGTACATTCAAGTGTAATACTACtggcatttattttaatctatGTTAATGACCTAAGTTGTTGCAGAATTCTTAAAGGGTGGGAAGTAGAGCTGCTTATTTGTGTTCTGTGAAGACTTATGGgttgttttggttgggttttctttaGCTAATTGCAAAACAATCTATTTTGAGGCAGCTTGAAGCATtaccattaaaagaaaactttttttttttatttatggattAATAATCTTAGAtgttctgtatattttttatgGAAAGCTAAAAGACTTGAAACATCTAAATGTTTTagcatgttttaattttcttttcttgtatcTTCCCACTATGTAGAGCTTTTCTATCTTTCTCACAAACTGGTGGATTTGTACCCAAATAATCCTGTAAGTTGTTCTAAGTTTTTGTTGTCAAGTAGTTTCTTTTTTAGGTGAAAGCACATAAAAGTTGTAATGTATTAGTTTGAGctacagaatttaaaatctgtttctggATGAAGCTTGTAGAAATAgtttgctctttttattttctctgcattgtAATTTCCTTATGCCAAAGTTCTTTTTATAAAACTAAGTACCTGTAAAAGGTATTCAGTGCAAGTTATTTACTTTgattaataatttaaaacaaatgctaCAGTAATAAATGTCTACATGTCCCTGAGCAACCTTGTCCAGTGTTTGATcaccttcacagtaaaaattgtttttctttgagTTGATCTTAATTTTCTGCGTTGCACCTTGTACCCATTGCttcctgtgctgtcactgcaccactgaaaagaatCTGGCTCTGCCTTGTATTCCCTAcctttaaataatttaggaCAGCAATAAGCTTTCCACTTACCTCTTCATGAGGCTGAGTAAGCCCCAGTTAGAAAGGGACATGCCAGCAGCTCTAGCTTGTCTGTAGCACCAAATAATTTGAAGAGCTGACTGTGATTTCAGTGAAACTGTTCCTAACTTCTGTAATTATTATGTCTCCCTCTCTTTTGGTGCTTCACTAAAATGAGTGTGATGCATCTAATAATATTCTATTTTGACTTTAATGTGTAGGTGTCATGGTTTGCAGTAGGATGCTATTATCTCATGGTTGGCCACAAAAATGAACATGCTAGAAGATAtctcaggtaattttttttctgttttccttagtGAATCTGTTGCTCACTTGCTAAGTAAACATTTAATGTTCATGATTGTTTGTAAGCTCATAAAGAAGCCTCAACAAACTGGTAACTACTTAAGTACATTTGTTgccacccttttttttttttaatagcaatttAGACCTGGTCCATAgagatactttaaaaatgaagaagacTTATGTTGTATCTCTCTAGGCAGTCCCCTTTCCTGTTCTGGGCAGGCGTAGTCCTGCAGTCACTCATGCTGCTGAGCTAACTACAGCTGTAGGTGATCAGGCCTCAGTTCTCAGCTGAGGGACACTTAGGCATTCTCCCAGGTTCAGGTTTCATATCTGAAAGGGAAGAATTATATGGAAAATTCTGACATGTGGCTGTCAAGTTCTTTCTGTGCACAAGCAGTGGTAGGCTTTTCGGGTTTGTTTAATGCTGTTTCCTGTAGGTCTTCTGTATGTGTAGTGAATATCAGCACAGGGACCTTTGTGAAGTAGGACATTTGTTCTGGTGCTGTAAGCTTAAACTGAGATGGCATAAATCAACCtgtaaaactaatttttcctGAGACCTTTACAGGCAATATATGTAAAGATGGGTTAGTCATTTAGATTTTTCAAATGCCTGGTTATTATGAGTAAAATATTAACATTCATTATAAGCAGCATGGGGAATTTCTTCAACTAGCTGTCCTAAATGATATATTTGGTTTGGTGCTGAATTGAAAACCGTCTTGAAGTGTACAAGCATCTCTAGACAGCAAGAAAGGATCTGTAGATACgttgaagagaaaaacaaaccaaaaaacaaccaaaattcATAGTAGTTCTGGCAAAATGGAAAAGATGTTAGCTAAAAGTGAAATAGTAACAAGATACTTAAATTTCTTGGAGAAGAATGATAGTATAAAGCTAACAAGGCTAGGGACTACTATGGGCTACACAGTGGTATCcaaaaaagaaacttgaaaacACAGTCAAATACCCACGTACCTTTCACTGCTGTCACAGGTAGCAAGATAGAAATGTTTGAATATGTAAAGTTTTGTCTCAGAAGACAGAGAACAAACTGTTCTCTATGATCTGTGATGAGAAATAATGAGTTTAACTGTGACAgataaaatttagattttatgttagaaaaaaaataagtttttaagGATAGTTAAGCAGTATGCTAGAATACTTATGGAACATGTATTATCTCCATGTCAGAagcttttaagaaaagactggGCACACTTGTTATGAGCTGTTTAGTTATGAAAGCCTTGCCTTCAGATTCAGAGAATAATCTACATAGCTTCCTAATGTTCCTGTCAAGTCCTCCTTTCTGTAAAGTCTCGATGACTTGATGATCAGGTTGCAGTTCTCAGCTCAAGACTTGAGTGATATTTTGTATACTTCTGTGATGCACGGCCTATGAAGTGACAAATGTTCATCTTCTTCAAGGCTAGTGCAATTAGATGGCAAAATTTCAACCTAAGTGTTCATTTGGTATTTTCATATCCCACTTCTTAAGCTTGGATTTGatagaatatatttattttaaaatgtatagcTAGGATTTTGCAATGAGTTTTGAGTCACTACTAATGTTTTCGATATTTTACTCAATTCACCTACTAAATAATTATGCTCAGTAATGTAAAATAATTCCTCCAGTCTGTTAACAGtagcagaaataataaaaccaatTCACAAGAATGTGTGATGCTTCTAAGTGCTAAATAGtgtgaagttttaaaattaactttgtttTCCAGTGGTCGTTACAGACAATTATCTTAATAGATACCTAACCATGTGGCATAGCATTGCTATCTAACTAGTCATCTGAAGcagatgaaatttaatttcaaacgTGTTTGCTTGTAACTTGCCCTTGTTTTTAGCAAAGCTACTACACTGGAGCGAACCTATGGCCCTGCATGGATAGCATATGGACATTCATTCGCAGTGGAGAGTGAGCATGACCAAGCAATGGCTGCGTACTTCACAGCTGCACAGCTCATGAAAGGGTGTGTACAAACATCATATTCAGAGAGATTCAAAGGAATCCAAAATTCAAAGGAAGTGTAGAATATTGACTTACATCCCTTTAAGCAGTAGCAATGCATTTGCAACAATTACCTGGTAGagaacaagggagaaaaaaaaccccgaaTAATTTAACTGTCTGCatttaactgcattttttgtgattattattctgattttataaGTTCTAAAGACAAGTTTTATATAAAGGTAATCAAAATTCTACCTGAACATCTTCTGAAATTTGTGAATCATGGCTGTCATACTAGCTCATCTACTGCTGTATAGTAATAGCTCGAACAGCTCTTTCATGCTGTGGGAGGGGATTGTAAAATGAGTCGTGAACTAATTGTGTTATATTGCATATAAAACCATTGTATTTGATTGTGGTTACTGGTAAATGTAATTCTTTTATTGATTACTTCTTCTATATTCtatttgtaaattaaatgtatgaatgaaattaagggaaaaatcATCAGAACTAAACTTGAGTGCTGAGAAAATATATGTGATTGCAGAGCAAGTTACAATTACATTTTGGAGTTCAGTCTCTTGTTAAACAGAGATGGAAAGTCTTTTAAACTTCCCCTTAGATTAGTAGTCCATTCAAATCAGCTTTTACTTGGATGTACATAAACATATGCAAAGAGTTGGCATGTCTTTATAGTTTGTGACTCCATTCTTGACAACTACACAGAAACAAATGTGCACTTTGTTTTGCGGTTTTTAGGTGTCATTTGCCGATGCTCTATATTGGACTGGAATATGGTTTGACCAACAATTCCAAGTTGGCTGAACGGTTTTTCAGCCAAGCTTTAAGCATTGCACCTGAAGATCCTTTTGTTATGCATGAAGTTGGAGTGGTAGCATTTCAAAATGGAGAGTAAGCTTGCAAAATACAATCAAATGCTATCTTAAATGTGGATTACTCTGAATTGTAATGTGCCAGTATCTCCCCTAAAGTACTTATATTGGACTATAGTGTCTTTTGGTTATAGTTTAAATGGTGTTCACCTTAAATCCTTGCTTTCTACATTGTTCTTCCTTGTTTAGGATTGAACAAGAACAGAATTTAATGCTTGAGGAACATCCAGAGATTGATGCTATCTTCCATGTGCCTGTCATTGTGTAGTTGAATGCATGAAAAGGCATCTATTTGCGCACATAGTATAAAATTTTGTACAGCAAACATTTTGTCAGCTTAGGAGTTCCAAATATattctagggaaaaaaactaACCTATACAAGAAGTGTTTAGTCAATATTTTTAGTTtgattctgatttatttttattttttttttagttttgtcttGGTAGCTCTTAGGACCACAATGCAAAATATAGCCAAGTGTAAATTTTtaggttttatatttaatttcactcATATAATGAAATAATGTCATAGAAGTCTTTTTTGAATACAGTTTTCTCCTACTGCTAATGAAAACTCttcattaatttacttttttccctccccaccccttcAATCCTTagctggaaaactgcagaaaagtgGTTCCTTGATGCACTGGAAAAAATCAAAGCTATTGGAAATGAGGTATTTATTCTAATAACATGCAAGGTCATAAATCTGTAAAATTCCTGCAAATTCTGTAATAGCTTGTGACAAAACATGTTGTGcttattttaagataaaagtAATACAgtataaattatatttgaaagCTGTGTCTTCAGTGCTCCTAGGCTGAGACTTGACTTTTTCTAGTTAAGTagaaaacaagttttgtttggtttgcatcaagttttaatatttttggggaatgtaaaaaatagaaaaatgagtTATTGAATACAGGTTTTGAGCTTGTGTGTTTTGTTAGGAGTTTAAAATGCTtgtgatatttttcttgttcataAACAAAATTCTCTATTCATGTGtatgttggttttgttttcttaaagtAGACAAAATTTAAAGTCTAGGAAGCTGCAGTTATTTGAATTGTTGCATTATTTTGCAGGTAACAGTTGATAAGTGGGAGCCTTTATTGAACAACTTGGGACATGTCTGCAGAAAACTCAAGTAAGCAGAGAGTAATGGAGCTCCATTTCTCTGTAATGCTGcacaaatgtgttttctctctcctttatGTCAAGACTGTGTACCACATAAGAACAGTGTAGACTTAACCTGTAAGAAATAGGTTCTCTAAATCAGCTCGTGAACATAGCTACATTAATCATCCCTTATATTGCGTTTATTACACAAAAGCTAAAGTACTTAATGTAAAAGCCTTTCTTTAACTATTGATTCTTATTAGGGAATTAGTTGTAGCCTTTTAGATGCTTGTATGGGCGTGAATTTTAACTCTCCACTGTCCTAGTCCTCACATACTGAAATATGTGCACTGATTTAATTAACATAAAGGTGGGTTTGTGCCAATTAATTGCTTGGATTAGCACTTGCTTTTCTTTACTGAAGTGAAATATTCACTGGCATTATAACACAGCAAGGGTGTCttaatctgtgtttttcagaagaaaactatttaatattttgtttcatgtttcatTCCATGAATAGGAAAAGTGCAAAGTACATATACAAACTTTAACAATTTTAACATAGAAACGTTTTCTCATTAATTACCTTAATCTGACTTTAGCCAGTGCTTTCTTTTGTTCAatcaatgcattttttaaaaaatatttttagtggtTTTTATTGCTCAATTGGTGTacactgtaatttttgtttcaaagctGCTAATGAGAATGTGATTATGGTAGATGAAAGCTGTACTTCTGCTTTGGCTTTGTTAGTAATTGCTTTGTGCTTGAATTTCCAATTagtctttattttcattatgaaataaGGATGTATAACAGTTACTCCTTGTGCCAAGATCTAACAAAAGGCATGCTTCTGAAATCTGTTCATGAGTATAATTGCAGGGTTTTTTCAAAtacttgttttgtttataattacttttgtcttttttttaatttctacagtAAGTTACTAACTGCTTTGTACAACTTCTAATATTTGCTCAGGTTCAGAAATcaaagctaaaatatttttacatactTGTAAACCATCTTCCAAGAAAATCAATCTGAGAATTTAGGCAGCTGTACATAAGCTTTGACATTCTAAAAAACTCTGTAATAACTAATTTAGTAGTGTCTGTAATACATAATAGGGCTATTATGAATTTACTGGATATATATCTACTCACTAATATTATGTGGttgaaatgaaagcagcatATTCAAATACAGTAGTAGTCAATTGGACGTGTAAATACTGTGAGtggaaatgaaattgaaatCATGTGAAAGGTTTGTGCAGCAATCAAATAATtgcataatttttcttcctcaattACTTGATGTCCTCTAACAACTTCATGTCTGGCTCATTGCATAATTTCATTATCACTTTGGATgttaaaatttcttctgaacATGTGATatctatctttatttttaacaatgtGGAACTAGGATGTCAAATGTGacaatttaatttctcagaGTAAAGTTGCAGTGTACATTTAAtccttattttataaaataacaaatgcaATAATCAGTGTAATTAATaggtaatttttaaagacaggtTAGTATTTGATAAATATCATGGATATGTGTAAATCTCCTTTTCTTATAGAGTGTGTCATAAGATGATGAAGGTACCAGTGTACACAACACTTAAGGGTTGTGAGATTTCTACCCAGAGAGCATTTCTCAGTTTGAATCATGTGTGATTTAGTCTTGTAGtgctccttctctccctcagGAAGACAAATGAAAGCTACAGAAAGAAAGCCTGTGCTACAATGAACAGCATTAAACATCTAAAGCAATTTACCATATCAAATAGCTAAGATCTCTAAATGGGACCTAGCTGTAGGCTAGGCTGTTTTGCTACATAAGGAGAATAGTGATTTCTCAATTatactgaagaagaaaattgttgATATTCATGAGTCTTTTGTAAATTCTATTATTATGTTCAGAGTGTGaagcaataattttaaagttcTGGTGCAATTGTGTTCCACTTTGCTAAGGAAAATACCCACAGGGTATTGTAAAAACACCTTTCACCGTGAAACTTACTAATAGATCTCCTGCACTTAACCCTAACAGGAAGTATGAAGAAGCACTGGAATACCATCGCCAGGCTTTGGTATTAATCCCTCAGAATGCTTCTACTTACTCTGCCATTGGCTACATACACAGCCTCATGGGCAATTTTGAAAGCGCCATTGACTATTTCCACACGGTATGTAACTGGCTTCAGCTGAAGGGCTAGTCATAGATTCTGTTGTTTACTGTTTCACTCTGGTTTGGGTTTAGAGCAGCCTTTTTTCCAGCCTCCAAGTAAGTGCTTAttttataatcttttttttttttttcttaaatcttctATACTTCATTGATTAGGTAAAAAATGGCCTCTTTGGCAAACTTTGAATTGCAATTTACATTTTATGTACATAAGCTTCTCATGcacctgaaataattttaactaCTTCCAACCTAGACATTTTACAGTAAGTAAACAGCAGCATATGTTATATCTCATGATATGTAAATTATTTCCTGTCTGTATATACgttcttttctggttttgttttcatacttTCCTTGCTTACTACTTCAGCCAGTTCATATGATGGTGTTATTTTGGTTGTGCAATGTTTTGCAGTGAAGACTATGCTCAGATAATATTGTGGAACAACAAACCAATAAACTGAACCATTGCAGACTTAAGatgtaaatgtttttatttgctgctaaatattttctactggtttttttgtttgtttttttttttttaataggccCTTGGTCTCAGACGGGATGACACATTTTCGGTCACAATGCTTGGACACTGCATCGAAATGTACATCGGTGATTCTGAAGCCTATATTGGTAAATATCTAACTTATGTGTATCTTAAGTCATTGAGTCCTTTGAGAGGAGTGTTACTCTTATGTCAAAAAGGACTGCCTACCACTACCTAATTAACTCACAAAGCAGaggatgtttttgtttggtttttttaatgtctgagTAAGAACTCAGCAGCAATTGCAGATGACCACTGGTTTTTGTGAGCATCATGACAGTAAACTCTCATCAGCATAAAGAAAGGAAACGCTTTCTCATTAAAGGTAtaaatggtttattttatagaaaatactGGTTTGTGGCATCTTAGATTGCAaagggaatggggaaaaaaataaacaggggTATGGAGTTAGGAAATCAGAGCTAATGCTAATGCTGGTGTAGAGTAAGGTATTTTCACCTTGTCAGAAGTTGTCTCTGTGGAGACAGGATAGGTTCTTCTGACTCCAAAAATACACCTTTATATATGGTAAAAAAGGTGCTTCGTAACAGTAATACATTATATTGCCGTAGGtttaaattttctataaaagttttttctctgaaaaaaaatatatttttttataaatttatgcTTCATTGAACTTAATGATTTATCTGTAATGAACACAGTTGATGTCCTGTCAAAGATGTTAAGAAGGCTGAAGcattaaaagtaaaattcatcCATGTGCTCTAgagcttttcctgcagatttttCACACAATTGAAACAGATGTTTCTTCTCAATATTGTCTTGCTCCATATGTAGTCATTTAACACATCTGGAAGAACTGTGCAGCCATGTGATATGCATTAATGCAAACCAAGCTGTGTGTAacttaaacaagaaaaaaagcccctTGGAGAATTGGGAAGGGAATTGGCAATTACTTCTCAAAACAGACTTTTTGAGTTTGAATTGTGCTTCTTGTATTGTGCTTTTTTGAGAAAGGAGGCTGCTGGATTTTTTCAGAACTTATTTAGCTTCAGTCattaagcagcagcagctccttgatGGTCTGAAAGCAGAGAATTAGTTAGTAGTTGCTGAATGATAGTTTCTTTGAGATTACAGTTTAGAGAGTATTAATTTGAAATGAATGAAttgtttgtctgttttcctAGGAACAGAGATCAAAGACAAATTAAGATGTTATGACTTCGATGTACACACAGTGAAGACTTTAAAGAACATAATTTCACCTCCCTGGGATTTCAGAGAATTCGACATAGAAAGACAAACTCTGGATGAAAGTGGCATAGTAACATTAGAGACATCAAATCAAAGGAAAAGTACAGATACCAGTCGCCCATTGGAAGAAACATTTGAGATTGAAATGAATGAAAGTGATATGATGTTAGAAACATCAATGTCAGACCACAGTACGTGACCATAAATACTGGTAGAGAGCTCATTTTGTCTAAGTGTAGTATGTTTGTTTTAGCATTTTTGTTATGGTGTTGTACTTTCAtgaatttgctattttttatatGAATTCAAACTACTATGTACTTAACACCGGGAGTTTTGTAGTTCCTACTTTATAAATATTCCTTTCCTGATAGCACTCTCATGAATCCCCATCTGAATCAAGAAGACGTTATTGCATTGATGCAGGCCATATCCATAGCTTGAATCCAGAGTATTTTGCACATGTCTGTGCATTACTGAACATCAATTCAAGTTTTAGACACAACTGCACTTTGGAATTCAAGAGTATCAAGAGAGGAAAAGCTTGGGGAGGAGTCTGTATTTTATCAGCAATTGCACACACTCTCACTGTGGAAATCTGTTGGGTCCAGGTGATCCTATTGCTTTCTTGTGAGGACCAGCACAGTAGTGAAGTCTGGTTCTGTCACAGTGACAACGGGAATTGTGCTGTGGCTCCACAAAGGGAACTGGAGATGCCTAAATTTCCCTTCCATATGTTAGAAAATATGGATTGGATTTTGCGTTGAGTGCAGAATTAAAGAACAATcccatatatttttaaacatgaaaaaataaggggaataaaaatgttttacttccTAGTCCTAAAACAATTCGCCCAGTTACACATTCTCCTGAAAAACATAGTATGAGCCATGAGTCTTAAGTGAAAAAGTATCCAAGCAGAGTGTtggaaaaattaatcatttaGGAAGCATATGCATCTCCTGGGCAGAGAGTCAGGTCTCTGTTCTTCAGCGTGGCTGGCAAAAACGGTTCATACAAAgggctttcttttcttttggaaactGGTAACTGGGGTGTGGTGCAGGTGACTTCTTTGAAGTAAACTGGGGATTTTTCCTGGGCACTCTGGAAGAATCTATAATGAGTGTCTCAACAGCTACTCTATTAGGCAAGTCTCTTCCTTTAAAGGATCTTTTGATAGTTATTTTTACATCTGTGCTTATGTATCTGGAATGATTGTAACCAAGACTATCTCATGGATAATATGACAGCAAAGCCTTGTTGCTGCACACAGGATATTGCAAATAGATTCTCAAAGATTCTCAAGTAACCAAGCTCCTTCTTCTTTatatcattaatttttaatccagCATATGTAAATCTAGTTTTCTAGTAAGACATCATGGCAGTTTCTAAATGGAAGGTGGCAAAACAGTCTTCTAGAGAATCAGGCCTTTTGACTACTGTCAGATGGATATAAATCTTgcattgttttcctctgttactaattttttttcattggcaaaatggttttaaatattgataaaaGTTCATCTTTCTTCCTGCACTCCCCAGTTACAATCTGATGCTGTGTCGGCTGTGATGGCAACGCTGGTTTCTTATTCCTGCCTGTAGGAATCTACTGTTCTACCTTCTCAGCCATGGTATTACAAATCCTTATGTGGTTACATTGTAAACAAAAGCAAGGAACTggaacagcattttaaaatagtttctaGATCTGATCAATTCTCAGGTTCAAGGAGAGCAAGCCACTGGTGTGTTACTTGTCATCAGTGGGGCAAAATGGTTGGAGTGGGAGGAAACAGATGGAATAGCAAGAATGGGCACTGCTGTAATGGCAGCCTATCGTGACACTGTGCCTTGGCAGGTATCTGTTGGAGGTTTTTTGGCTGGCTATTGCTAACCTTCGTTTATTGGTATTAAAAATTTCCTAGAAAGAAATGTTTGCAAAGTGTCCTAGATTGTGAAGGACTCTTTTGGGTGTCAGAGGAATTCTTAATATGGCTTGGCTTGGCTCCAAGCCTTTTAGGCAGCTACAGTTGGGTTAGAACTTGTGAACTGGTTCATGATGTATGTCTCAGACAGGACtttaggaaaagcttttctctcctcattCATCTTCTCTAAAATGTCTTGACCAGCTCTTGTTCTGTCTTAATCCTTGCCTTTGTACAGGCAGCACCTCCTTGCCCTGGTCTTCTGCACCTCCCATCACCTGTCGTGCTCCAGTCCTGCTCTTCCTAGATAGTGCTTGGTGCCTTTCTGGGTTATGATGACATTCATCCTGGCTCTAGTTAAATTGAGTATTTTCCTTATCTTCATGAGGACTTTGATTATTAGTTCCAGCCTGACTTGACCTCAGATTCTTGATTCCTGCTGCAAGCCATTGCCATTGCCTCGCTTGGCTTTGGCAGCTGGGTACAAGGATCCAGGACTGTCAGGTTGGGTGGCTTATAAATATGCCCccaaaagagacatttttacTGTCTCATAATGTCATCTTACTCTTCCAAAGATTACTTTTGTCCCAGAGGCAAATTTTGTCATTCCTCCCCCCAGAGTGGGGAGATCTGACTGTTATCTTAAGGGTTCTCATAACAGATATGAAAACCCACAAGATATTTGTACTGCAAATGGCTCCAAAAGTTTCATCATTGGTGCTGCTGCCTAGAAGATTTGAAAATTAGTAACATGTTAGCTCAACTGACCAGAGCCTGGTGCTAATAAATGTCAGTGTTACAAGCGTATACCCCATGTaggccattcacttaagagttgaCTTGATGGTACTTGTGGGTGCCTTCCAACtctgaatattctgtgatttcagtttTCTCAGCCAATGCCACCTACTTTTATTATTCCACATCAGATCATGTATTTCCTTCATGCTGTGGACAGCTGTTTGAGGACTATCAATGCAGCAGGATCTGAAGATTTGCAATGACCTTGTGTATTCTGATTAAATGGCAGGTACTTCTGCTCCTTCTGTCTAGTTTTCAT
This genomic interval carries:
- the CDC16 gene encoding cell division cycle protein 16 homolog, which produces MNLERLRKRVRHYIDQQQYQSALFWADKVASLSHEEPQDIYWLAQCLYLTAQYHRAAHALRSRKLDKLYEACRYLAARCHYAAKEHQQALDILDMEEPINKRLFEKYLKDESGLKDSATDWEMSQSSIKSSICLLRGKIYDALDNRTLATYSYKEALKLDVYCFEAFDLLTSHHMLTAQEEKELLESLPLNRQCTEEEQELLHFLFENKLKKYNKPSETLIPESVDGLQENLDVVVSLAERHYYNCDFKMCYKLTSVVMEKDPFHANCLPVHIGTLVELNKANELFYLSHKLVDLYPNNPVSWFAVGCYYLMVGHKNEHARRYLSKATTLERTYGPAWIAYGHSFAVESEHDQAMAAYFTAAQLMKGCHLPMLYIGLEYGLTNNSKLAERFFSQALSIAPEDPFVMHEVGVVAFQNGDWKTAEKWFLDALEKIKAIGNEVTVDKWEPLLNNLGHVCRKLKKYEEALEYHRQALVLIPQNASTYSAIGYIHSLMGNFESAIDYFHTALGLRRDDTFSVTMLGHCIEMYIGDSEAYIGTEIKDKLRCYDFDVHTVKTLKNIISPPWDFREFDIERQTLDESGIVTLETSNQRKSTDTSRPLEETFEIEMNESDMMLETSMSDHST